Within Dromaius novaehollandiae isolate bDroNov1 chromosome 8, bDroNov1.hap1, whole genome shotgun sequence, the genomic segment GATCAGAACAGCCTCTGGGAAGGGAACTAGGGAAGGGAGGAAGGCCTCTGTCACTGTGTCTCAGATCTTCACCCACCCTTCTCCTAAGGAATTTAGGGTTGTGTGACATTTGGCATCATCGTGAGACTTTTTTGCTATCAGTGGTGTGACCTGCTGGGGTGCAGCTGAGCAGCATTCTGCATCACGGCCCTTCCCACCTCCTCCCCAGGTGCCTTTGTGGGTCCTGCAGGAACATGCCTCTTTGTACAGCGCTTTGCCTCTCTTAGCCTCTTTACTTCTTCTTTGTCTGCAGTAACCCTCACCTGTTGACCCAGTCTTGCCTCTCTCCTCCATGACTCAGGCCAGCCTTGGCCCCTCTTGAGGAAGTGTCATTAGCCCCGCTGCCTGCACTGGCCCTGCTCCTGTGCTCTGTGAAAGCCTCTTCCTGCAGAAGGTGAGGGTGAAAACTGATGCGGTGAGATGCGGACATGAAGGGGGCCAGGGTGGGATGTGAGAAGGTTGGATTCTTCTCCAGATGTTGGACAGCTTCCAGCACATACGCAATACTTGTGCGTCACCATTGCTGTGCTGtagggcaggagctgcctgcactGGGCTGCCCCATGCATTTGCCTTGAGGTCTCAGGGGCTGAGGATCTTTATGCACGCAGCCAGGCATGCTGTGGGGCATGTAAGCTCCAGGAGCACTCTCAGCATCACGGCAGTCAGTTGAGTTACTCATGCCGTGTGCAAGTTGGCTGGCTcgctcctcccaggccaccttGTTTTGTCTCCCAAGAGCCACAGTAGTTGGGGACAAGCACCAGTGCAACCCCCCCAGGGGAATGGAGGAGGCCTCCCACAGCCAGCCCAGCCTTATTGGGGCTGCACTAGATTTGCAGCTCTTCTGAGTCATATTTCTGCTCAGGCAATATACCCGGCCCTTCATCAGCACAAGCCACCACACTCCCCAGATAAGGGACCCAGAGGTCCTTCTGGCTGCTCAACTAGACCCACTGTAAAGCCAAGCTGCCTCACTCCCGTTTCACACTGGAGTTGGGGGGTGTGTTCACAGCTTGCTGAGTACCACCTGGCTAGCATCTTCCTACTGCCAGGGGTGTATCTCAGGGTTACCTCAGCTTTCACCAACTTTAAATATGTTTGTGAGTGTGTGGAACCTATTATTTGCTGGGAGAAAATACAACTATGGATGTCTAGTCTGCCAGTCCAGACCAGGCACCACCCCTGGCTGCCTGTGCTCCAGAGCTGTTACACAGGCTGGCCACTTTGATGGGTTCAGCTCTTTCATTAGCCAAAAGCAGTCAGGTCAGGTCTTGGAATCACATAATCTGTGTGTTCAGTGGGCCTTTTCCAAGCTAGCAAATTCTGATTCAGAACTTCTGTCTGTCATCATGactccaccagcagcagctgcaggaacagAGGCCATGGGGAGGTGAGGAACGCTGGTAAGTGGTGACTTATTTAAGCACCAAGTATTACAGACCAGGTGAGCCACTGGCTATGAGTCCGCTCTGTCCCCAGGATTGCTGCCACAGGACCTGACCTAGTGTTCCTGAAGGTAACACATGCAAATGTTGCACTATTTCTGTGCAAGAGGTTTTTATTAGGTAAAGcgtccagctcttcaggaactGTCTCTCAGAAAGCATCCTTCATATTGCTTACAGCAGAGGGTggtcccttcctccctccctccctcttttcctctgagctAGGCCTACATGAGGAACCTGGAGAGATCTTCCTTGATCTCAGCCTCATCCCATGGCCCGTGAATATTGTCCTTGAGCAGCTGAAGCCGAATGAGACAgtaggggcagaggcaggagatacagagcagcagcaaggcaaagaGAACGGCGCCCACGCTGGAAATGGTCATCAGCCCCGCCAGTGCTGCCAGTGCAAAGAGTGTGGTGACCGCCACATAGCATCGGGGTGTCTGGGCTTTCAGCTTCTTCTGCAGCATGGGCCAGAGAGCAAAGATCTGCATGGCGAAGGTGACCATAACGAAGGCGTGGAGGGAGCGAGGCAGGCGGGATGCTAGGCACACAGAGGCAAAGATGGCCATGTTGAGTGACAGTGTGCTGGATACAATGGCAGCGTTAGCGCCGTAGTCAAAGAAGATGAGGTGGCCGAGAAGCATGAAAGCCGACATGGCGTAGATGGTGTCTGTGCTGATCGACTCTGTCAGTGTCTTAAGCACTGGTGAAAAGCCATAGGTGAAGGCAATGAACACTAGTGTGCTCTTCAGGTCTGCCCACCATGTCCGCCCACTCTCCTGCCGCCCGACCCCAGCGTCAATGACGTTGAACAGGATGTAGCCAAGTAGGGAAGAGACCAGGCCTGCCCCAAAAAGCCCCTGTGGGCTCAGCATCCCAGCGTCCATGTACCACCAGGTAATGACGAAGACACAGACGCTGCATAGCTGCTGTGCCACTGCCCCCGACTCGAAGACCACAGCCCAGTACTGGTATTGGCGGGCATGGATGTTCTTCCGTAGCTCCTCCAGGAAACGCTGGTCCACATAGTTATCCGGGAAAGGCTGGCGCTCGTACAGCACCTTCTGCCAGTGCCTCCTGGGGCTCGTCTCCACCTGGGCACAGACCATTCTTCCGTCAGCGCTTGATCCGACTGCCTGCGCGTGAGCCTGGGAGTGCTGcaggcataagacagggctcctGGGAACACCTGGGGCAGCAGCTTCGTGAGGTCCTGCTCCTCCTCCGGCTGGGGCCTCCTCCAGCAAGTAACCTGCAGCGCTGGACTCCTAGGAAGAGCAAGGTACTGGGTTACCCCCTGTTGCGAGGCGCAGAGAAGGGCTCTGTTGTAGTCTCTGCAGCTTCCCAATTctgtcctggctctgcccacGATTGcaagggagcagaggaaaggccCAGGCTGTGGGACAGGTATCCCACAGCCTCCACATCTCCTCACAGCCTGCCCGAGTCGTGCAGGGCTAAATGGggaccaggaggaggaggaggtggctggcGTGTGGCAGCAACCCAAGCAGCCCGGGCTGGGCGAGCCAGCCTGGGGCTAGTGTGGTTCCCTGCCACCACAGGGAGGGGGCAACTCTCGAGACCCGGTTTTATCCCTGGGGCAGCCTGTTTGCACCGTGGGCGGTGAAATCCCCATGGGAGAGGGCAAGGCCAGGCACCCCCGTCCCTGGTCCCTGTGTCACGTCGGAGGTGCGCGGtgctcccgcccggcgccgcgcggctctGCTGGGGGACGCGTCACAGACCCCCCCGGAGAGGGCGAGCGAGAGGAAGCGGgatcctctcctcctcccttttcacCACTTTTTAGTTAACCCCTCCGCATGTCACTAGCCACTGAGGGTTTGGGGAGCTGGCGTGGATATTTGGATACTAAAGGCAAAGAGCGAGGTCCGGCTCCTACCAGCAGAGGCTTCGTGGGGGGGGAAGCTCGGAGACGCGGCGGCGGCAGCCAGCAACCGAGCCCTGCGGAAACGCGGCTTGTTCCAGCGGCTGCCCCGCTGCTCGCGGGGGCCAGGGCTCGCGGTGGGGGAGGCACAGCCGGCCCCATCCGGGGGCCCCGCAGCCCTCCCTGCGCCGGGGAGGCCCGAGCAGCACCGGCCCCCAGACCCAGCCCGCGGCCCTGCCGTGCAAGCCAGGCCTGCCCGCTCGCTCGCCTGCCCGCTCGCCCACCCACCTtccccgcggcccctccgccccgcgccTCAGCCACCCACGCACCGAGGGCCtcgcgcccggccgggccgctcGCCGGCCGTCCCCGCGGCCTCCACCGCCACCGCCAGCGCTGGGCCCCGCCGGCATGGCGCAAGGGATGCCGGGGCCTCTCGGAGCTGCCATCTGCTGGCtcggcgcgccgggcccggcacGGCCGCTCTccggccggccccgcaccccaCGTCCCGGCTGTGCCGCCCGCCCGCACCCCCGGCCGAGCAGGGCTGCAGGACCCCGGCGCTTACGTCCCTCTGAAACGCGGAGTTAGCGCACGCAGGCACAGCGCAGAGGGATGCGTTTTTCAAGCACTTTTTAAAGGCTGGGTTGAGGCACTGGGTCTGGATAAATGCAGCCAAaaccacctttttctttctttctttctcccccccctcccccccgaagTGGGAAACCTGTTTGCATTGCCATGGTATAAAATCTAAActatacaaacaaacaaacaggtagTAACAAGGATGCAGAAATCCCCCATCATCCAAGCAAAATATTGTTGTTTATCCTGAAGTGACCTGTTTAAGAAAGTTGTTTTGCGAGAGCTGTTTGAGCATGCGAAGCTTTGCTTTGGGACACGGCAGTGCCATGCCCACGGCATCCTCCCACAGCTCCCTCCGAGTCTGCTGGGACGGCCCTTGAGCTgaggatggagctgtgccagcctgggctgggcagcgCGGTCATTAATGGCTGGCAGGGGGTGAAGGCTCGCAGGGACGCTGAGTGCTTGGGGTATCTGGGCTGTGGAGCAGGGCTTCAGGAGATGGAGGGGTCAGGCAATGCAGCAGCAGGATAAAAATAACACAACACCTGTGGGAAGCATTGCACGTGAACCTCGCAGACTCGGCGATGCTCTGAGGCGAGCTCTGCCCCTCCTGAATAAGTGGAGCGCCGTGGAGCCTCGGCGCACTGCTCGGTACCTGCTGAGAGCTCAGCGTGGGGCCCTGCTGTGCTGGGGCAATAGTTTGTGACCTGGGACCTGCAGGTGGGACGGCCTGTGGCAGCAGAGACCTCACTTGCAGTGCGTGGAAGTGGCCACTAGGTCTCAGCCTCC encodes:
- the PIGC gene encoding phosphatidylinositol N-acetylglucosaminyltransferase subunit C — its product is MAAPRGPGIPCAMPAGPSAGGGGGGRGDGRRAARPGARPSESSAAGYLLEEAPAGGGAGPHEAAAPGVPRSPVLCLQHSQAHAQAVGSSADGRMVCAQVETSPRRHWQKVLYERQPFPDNYVDQRFLEELRKNIHARQYQYWAVVFESGAVAQQLCSVCVFVITWWYMDAGMLSPQGLFGAGLVSSLLGYILFNVIDAGVGRQESGRTWWADLKSTLVFIAFTYGFSPVLKTLTESISTDTIYAMSAFMLLGHLIFFDYGANAAIVSSTLSLNMAIFASVCLASRLPRSLHAFVMVTFAMQIFALWPMLQKKLKAQTPRCYVAVTTLFALAALAGLMTISSVGAVLFALLLLCISCLCPYCLIRLQLLKDNIHGPWDEAEIKEDLSRFLM